A genomic segment from Aspergillus puulaauensis MK2 DNA, chromosome 1, nearly complete sequence encodes:
- a CDS encoding glycoside hydrolase family 13 protein (CAZy:GH13;~COG:G;~EggNog:ENOG410PGUZ;~InterPro:IPR017853,IPR006047,IPR013780;~PFAM:PF00128;~TransMembrane:1 (o367-387i);~go_function: GO:0003824 - catalytic activity [Evidence IEA];~go_process: GO:0005975 - carbohydrate metabolic process [Evidence IEA]), which produces MATKHTGSALHKTPAWWKEASVYQIYPASFCDSNGDGIGDLRGIISKIPYLKSLGIDVVWLCPIYKSPQRDMGYDISDYTDIHPPYGTLEDWRELKRGLKDAGIRIIMDLVVNHTSDEHEWFRQSRSSREDPKRSWYYWQPAKYDALGRRQTPNNWRSFFGAESAWEWDEGSEEYYLRLFTRTQPDLNWENPDVRKAVEDIMTFWLEEGIDGFRIDAINYIAKAPGFPDADIIEPSSTHQPAMHLYLNRPKCHEYLRDIGQKVLAKYDVMTVGETPHVEEVDMALQYVHPAREEFCMIFPWEHMDLDRVPGTMLGWRDFSLSTLKRVVDKWQTGMQAHGGWNSLYLENHDQGRSVSRFGSDSVEFRWLSGKLLAMFLATLSGTLYVFQGQEIGMINLPRSWGIEEFDDVVSQMHYAQEKEKKERKQEVVTKQDMEDVMDDIQKRARDNGRTPMQWSGTQPYAGFSTAAPWRKVNPDYVACNVEDAGNDPNSVLAFWKKMLQQRKQWETLVYGDFKLLHPDHEQLFVYKRTLQGGNSAVVLLNFSTQDVALDGNTLSIVQDAQLVLTNYPMEDDGALRPWEARLYRVNDA; this is translated from the exons ATGGCCACCAAGCACACGGGCTCAGCACTACACAAAACCCCAGCCTggtggaaagaagcaagTGTCTACCAGATCTACCCAGCATCCTTCTGTGACTCCAACGGCGATGGCATTGGTGACCTTCGCGGGATTATATCCAAGATCCCCTACCTCAAGTCCCTCGGCATTGACGTTGTGTGGCTCTGTCCCATCTACAAGTCCCCCCAGCGCGACATGGGCTACGATATTTCTGACTACACAGACATCCACCCACCATATGGCACACTGGAGGACTGGCGAGAACTGAAACGGGGGTTGAAGGATGCCGGGATTAGGATCATTATGGATTTGGTTGTGAACCACACTTCAGACGAGCATGAGTGGTTCCGGCAGTCCAGGTCGAGTCGCGAGGATCCCAAGAGGAGCTGGTATTACTGGCAGCCTGCGAAGTACGATGCCCTTGGTCGACGGCAGACTCCGAATAACTGGAGATCTTTTTTTGGCGCGGAGTCCGCTTGGGAGTGGGATGAGGGCTCCGAAGAGTATTATCTGCGGCTTTTCACGAGAACGCAGCCGGACCTGAACT GGGAGAACCCGGACGTCCGTAAGGCAGTCGAAGACATAATGACCTTCTGGCTGGAAGAAGGAATCGACGGGTTCCGA ATTGATGCCATTAACTACATCGCAAAAGCCCCTGGGTTCCCCGACGCCGACATCATCGAGCCTTCCTCGACCCACCAGCCAGCTATGCATCTGTACCTCAACAGGCCTAAGTGCCACGAGTACCTTCGCGATATCGGGCAGAAGGTCCTGGCGAAATACGACGTTATGACGGTCGGCGAAACCCCCCAcgtcgaggaggtcgacATGGCACTGCAGTACGTGCACCCGGCCCGTGAGGAATTCTGCATGATATTCCCCTGGGAACATATGGATCTCGACCGTGTCCCGGGCACCATGCTTGGGTGGCGCGACTTCTCGCTCTCCACGCTGAAAAGAGTCGTGGATAAGTGGCAGACGGGGATGCAGGCCCATGGGGGCTGGAACAGCCTGTATCTGGAGAACCACGATCAAGGCCGTAGTGTCTCGCGCTTTGGAAGCGATAGTGTCGAGTTTCGCTGGCTGTCAGGCAAGCTGCTTGCCATGTTTTTGGCAACTCTTAGCGGAACGCTGTATGTGTTCCAGGGACAGGAAATTGGAATGATCAATCTGCCGCGCAGCTGGGGAATCGAGGAGTTCGACGACGTCGTGTCGCAAATGCACTACGCccaggaaaaggaaaagaaagagaggaaacAGGAGGTGGTGACGAAGCAAGACATGGAAGATGTCATGGACGACATACAGAAGAGGGCTCGCGACAACGGGAGGACACCGATGCAGTGGTCTGGGACGCAGCCATACGCCGGTTTCTCAACGGCTGCGCCCTGGCGAAAGGTGAACCCGGACTACGTTGCTTGCAATGTGGAAGACGCTGGAAACGATCCGAATAGTGTATTGGCGTTCTGGAAGAAAATGCTGCAGCAGCGAAAGCAGTGGGAGACGCTAGTCTATGGTGATTTCAAGCTGCTCCACCCTGACCACGAGCAGCTCTTCGTGTACAAAAGGACATTGCAAGGAGGAAATAGCGCGGTGGTGTTATTAAACTTCTCGACTCAAGACGTGGCACTCGATGGGAACACACTCTCCATAGTACAGGATGCTCAACTCGTGTTAACCAACTACCCgatggaagatgatggtgcGCTCCGGCCATGGGAAGCGAGGCTATACCGCGTGAATGATGCTTGA
- a CDS encoding uncharacterized protein (COG:G;~EggNog:ENOG410PMAK;~InterPro:IPR005829,IPR005828,IPR003663,IPR036259, IPR020846;~PFAM:PF00083,PF07690;~TransMembrane:8 (i20-40o79-95i102-125o193-211i343-365o377-399i411-429o441-464i);~go_component: GO:0016020 - membrane [Evidence IEA];~go_component: GO:0016021 - integral component of membrane [Evidence IEA];~go_function: GO:0022857 - transmembrane transporter activity [Evidence IEA];~go_process: GO:0055085 - transmembrane transport [Evidence IEA]) gives MGLISFRKPDILSEMTWRVLGIYLFVSFGSFNFGFDLAWWSSCLGLQQFADDYGVSPGPGQANVIPAAWQSAGTGTPNAGMAIGCIVGGYCNAYIGRKMTIIVLAVVSIVGVVLQCAVPSYWAVIAGRTINGISMGMEANVIPTYSAELAPAAIRGSLVNFYQWWQIVGNIVSAGCIYGTSKTLSGHWQYKPVMIAQAGVPLILLCGVWFMPESPRWLLMKNRRSDAQTALASIRKGKSSPSEVYLELLVIESALEEQRSLAASTTYFDCFRGANLRRTLIAVLVQVMQQIQGNSFMNNYLVVFLQRIGIQNGLQIYLAQNATQLGGVTLSFYFTDKIGRRPLLIVSSFFMAVLMWTVAGLGAYTEIRGSSKAQGCVGAILIYQAIAAGCWGSCTWITTSEAAAAVVREKTIMTATFVSFCMVLLVTYINPFVQDPGYGDLGARVGFVYGGCSLLALAWAFFFLPELKGRSLEELDEMFARRIPTRKFGDYVSPTGTDDTKAQNIAAESEQVTK, from the exons ATGGGTTTAATCAGCTTCCGAAAGCCAGACATCTTGTCTGAGATGACATGGCGCGTGCTGGGCATTTATCTATTTGTCTCG TTTGGATCGTTT AATTTCGGCTTCGACCTCGCCTGGTGGTCGTCCTGTCTCGGGCTTCAACAGTTCGCTGACGACTATGGTGTCTCGCCGGGCCCTGGTCAGGCTAATGTGATTCCAGCTGCCTGGCAATCTGCTGGAACAGGAACTCCAAACGCCGGGATGGCAATCGGCTGTATTGTCGGCGGCTACTGCAATGCATACATAGGCAGGAAAATGACTATAATAGTGTTGGCCGTTGTATCGATTGTGGGTGTCGTGCTACAGTGTGCCGTTCCA TCATACTGGGCTGTCATCGCCGGCCGCACCATCAACGGTATCTCCATGGGAATGGAAGCCAACGTGATCCCAACCTACAGCGCCGAGCTCGCACCCGCGGCCATTCGAGGCTCGCTTGTGAATTTCTATCAGTGGTGGCAGATTGTCGGCAATATCGTCTCTGCGGGCTGTATTTACGGCACATCGAAGACTTTGTCAGGGCACTGGCAGTATAAGCCCGTCATGATTGCGCAAGCAGGCGTGCCATTGATCCTGCTCTGCGGCGTGTGGTTCATGCCCGAGTCTCCAAG GTGGCTCCTCATGAAGAACCGTCGCTCCGACGCGCAGACGGCCCTCGCATCCATCCGTAAAGGCAAATCGAGTCCCAGCGAAGTTTACCTAGAGCTGTTAGTTATTGAAAGCGCACTCGAAGAGCAACGATCGCTCGCCGCAAGCACCACATACTTTGATTGCTTCCGGGGCGCGAACCTCCGCCGCACGCTCAtcgccgtcctcgtccaggtcATGCAGCAAATCCAAGGCAACAGCTTCATGAACAACTatctcgtcgtcttcctgcaGCGCATTGGGATCCAGAACGGGCTACAGATCTACCTTGCGCAGAATGCGACACAGCTTGGTGGCGTTACGCTATCGTTTTACTTCACCGATAAGATTGGGCGCCGGCCGCTGTTGATTGTGTCGTCGTTTTTCATGGCTGTGCTCATGTGGACTGTTGCTGGGCTAGGCGCGTATACTGAAATACGGGGCTCAAGCAAAGCGCAAGGGTGCGTTGGTGCTATATTGATCTACCAAGCGATCGCAGCGGGCTGCTGGGGCAGCTGTACGTGGATCACGACCTCTGAAGCTGCCGCCGCGGtggtgagggagaagacCATCATGACCGCGACATTTGTTAGTTTCTGTATGGTGCTGCTGGTTACGTACATCAACCCGTTTGTCCAGGACCCCGGGTATGGAGATCTTGGAGCCCGGGTCGGGTTTGTGTATGGTGGGTGCTCGCTTCTGGCCCTTGCGTgggcattcttcttcctcccggAGCTCAAGGggaggagcttggaggagctggatgagatgTTTGCGAGGAGGATACCTACAAGAAAGTTTGGTGACTACGTTTCGCCGACTGGGACTGATGACACCAAGGCGCAGAATATTGCTGCAGAGAGTGAACAGGTTACCAAGTGA
- a CDS encoding uncharacterized protein (COG:S;~EggNog:ENOG410PY4G;~SECRETED:SignalP(1-28)), producing MFVRSRRLLLITVALGLCFFLLHRPANPRVVDRPPQDHAGNSTIGFQQIFALSHRPSWRTRGLDAAANLTGLDITIPPQPPVDDRLAEAFASIEPHIVDAQQPAPGASKAWLAHLDLLKHVYQLGVETALILEDDADWDTALHQQMQNISLAVRNLTNVAETDLTPYGDSWDVLWLGHCGEQWDDQLETVVFDDAHVNPHQDYHGFWPDELARLPDLKRAVYWSSSPVCTFAYAVSHEGARKILHVAGAGQDEAFDVKLQHECQSQRLACISVVPEVFHQYFPPPEFDVKSDVDIGNHKSKDNAAQDEAFESLMGSTENIVYSARCQALWGKQCPRTEG from the exons ATGTTTGTCCGGTCGCGCCGCCTGCTGCTGATTACAGTCGCTCTGggtctctgcttctttctgCTCCACCGACCAGCGAATCCGCGAGTGGTCGATCGTCCGCCGCAAGACCACGCTGGCAACAGCACGATAGGC TTTCAACAAATATTCGCCCTGTCGCACCGCCCCTCATGGCGCACCCGTGGGCTCGACGCTGCTGCTAACCTGACGGGGCTGGACATCACCATCCCACCACAGCCCCCCGTGGACGATCGTCTTGCTGAGGCGTTTGCAAGCATCGAGCCCCACATTGTCGATgcgcagcagccagcgcccGGGGCAAGCAAGGCATGGCTCGCACATCTGGACTTGCTCAAGCATGTCTACCAGTTGGGCGTTGAAACTGCCTTGATCCTCGAGGACGACGCCGACTGGGACACGGCACTACATCAACAAATGCAAAACATCTCTCTGGCGGTGCGCAATCTGACCAACGTTGCAGAGACCGACTTGACGCCTTATGGTGATAGCTGGGACGTGCTCTGGCTTGGGCATTGCGGCGAACAGTGGGATGACCAGCTCGAGACCGTAGTCTTTGACGACGCCCATGTGAACCCGCATCAAGACTACCATGGCTTCTGGCCGGACGAGCTGGCTCGTCTACCGGATCTCAAGCGGGCAGTCTACTGGTCCTCCAGCCCCGTCTGTACCTTTGCGTACGCTGTCTCCCACGAGGGCGCCCGGAAGATTCTGCATGTGGCCGGCGCTGGCCAGGATGAGGCGTTTGATGTCAAGCTGCAGCACGAATGCCAGAGCCAGCGCCTTGCGTGTATCTCGGTGGTGCCAGAAGTCTTTCACCAGTACTTCCCGCCGCCCGAGTTTGACGTCAAGAGCGATGTGGATATTGGCAACCACAAGAGCAAGGACAATGCGGCGCAGGACGAAGCATTCGAATCGCTTATGGGCTCTACCGAGAACATCGTGTACAGTGCCCGGTGCCAGGCGTTGTGGGGGAAGCAGTGTCCACGTACAGAGGGATGA
- a CDS encoding fungal specific transcription factor domain-containing protein (COG:S;~EggNog:ENOG410Q1GV;~InterPro:IPR007219,IPR001138;~PFAM:PF04082,PF00172;~TransMembrane:1 (o479-503i);~go_function: GO:0000981 - DNA-binding transcription factor activity, RNA polymerase II-specific [Evidence IEA];~go_function: GO:0003677 - DNA binding [Evidence IEA];~go_function: GO:0008270 - zinc ion binding [Evidence IEA];~go_process: GO:0006351 - transcription, DNA-templated [Evidence IEA];~go_process: GO:0006355 - regulation of transcription, DNA-templated [Evidence IEA]), with protein sequence MDRNPADACRTRKYRSRRQRPCDNCRRRRVCCLRTENEPCSLCRSRGLQCTFVSLPNPKFRALVSADEIDQGTTQRLPAGGETVDKVASSGPGTGKTEETLQYVGLTGDQDPFILRFCRTKRIEGSTGIQWTCHHLGNDPRRPVSFTSVPDLHLEARPSYYPRSPIVELLPSNRSSLVDTFFKIVHPALPMLDPRPLQNSTTSSTLLASVFALAHPYCIEAQSLDPWDFIDFVSQALPIEARNVKLETIEAALLHAQRHTYIFRAPTMPGLWSDMGSIVGMSYDIGLNIDATNWDIPEDQKKQRKRLWWTVYVQEKWTALTLGRPSYINDDQHDVEQLQTIDIIPAPNAPQGTELFPARVFVAAARLTTILADILSRLYTVKATKALQELSAEQVGVIASDFISRLEQWKEALFNPLLGNNTMYDPTGNLQLLYFTAEITLLRALLRTTAGNEFRQRSAALISNVVHWLRNLQVNSLSAFWWMSSRISFAIAGGFMIGMFLSATAEEDGEYWMVQLNLYRDLLKAHSVNFDITKLAAIRLDLMLQRENGEKAEEEIPHISEAQGPGTRDQDEIHYPSSAAADDNIVLEPVTITGSQQVRDDFQIDPFVAFGSTYGLEWSENLDFDILFP encoded by the exons ATGGACCGCAATCCAGCGGACGCCTGCCGTACGCGCAAATATAGGTCGCGCCGCCAGAGACC ATGTGACAATTGCCGGCGGCGCCGAGTGTGCTGCTTACGCACAGAGAATGAACCCTGCTCCCTATGTCGGAGCCGCGGTCTACAGTGTACTTTTGTGTCTTTGCCGAATCCAAAGTTCCGTGCATTGGTGTCGGCAGATGAAATAGATCAAGGAACTACTCAACGGTTACCGGCCGGGGGAGAAACCGTGGACAAGGTCGCTTCCAGCGGTCCGGGGACGGGGAAGACGGAGGAGACCTTGCAATATGTTGGCCTAACGGGTGACCAGGATCCCTTCATTCTGCGATTCTGCCGAACGAAGCGTATCGAGGGGAGTACTGGCATCCAATGGACTTGCCATCACCTTGGGAATGATCCGCGACGGCCGGTCAGCTTTACCAGTGTCCCTGACCTGCACCTCGAAGCGCGCCCCAGCTACTATCCTCGGAGTCCTATCGTGGAATTGCTGCCCTCTAATCGTAGCAGCCTGGTGGACACCTTCTTCAAGATCGTCCATCCGGCTTTGCCGATGCTTGATCCTCGACCGCTGCAGAATTCTACTACATcctccaccctcctcgctTCGGTGTTTGCACTAGCTCACCCTTATTGCATAGAGGCACAGAGCCTGGATCCTTGGGACTTTATAGACTTCGTCAGCCAGGCACTGCCGATCGAAGCGCGGAATGTCAAGCTCGAAACCATTGAGGCAGCCCTGTTGCACGCGCAACGCCACACATATATCTTTCGAGCGCCAACCATGCCCGGGTTGTGGTCTGACATGGGGTCAATTGTCGGTATGAGCTATGACATCGGCCTCAATATAGATGCCACAAACTGGGACATCCCAGAAGACCAGAAGAAACAGAGGAAGAGACTTTGGTGGACCGTATACGTCCAGGAGAAGTGGACGGCCCTTACCCTGGGTCGACCGTCTTATATCAATGATGACCAGCATGACGTGGAACAGCTACAGACCATTGATATCATTCCTGCGCCGAACGCACCGCAGGGCACTGAACTGTTTCCTGCGAGGGTGTTTGTCGCCGCAGCTCGACTGACGACTATCCTGGCGGATATATTGTCCCGGCTGTATACTGTCAAGGCGACAAAGGCACTTCAAGAGCTATCGGCAGAACAAGTGGGTGTGATCGCCAGCGATTTCATCAGTCGGCTTGAACAATGGAAGGAGGCGCTTTTCAATCCTCTACTAGGGAATAATACTATGTATGATCCGACAG GTAATTTGCAGCTGCTGTACTTTACAGCGGAAATCACTCTCCTTCGGGCTCTCCTCCGAACGACAGCCGGTAATGAGTTCCGGCAACGGTCTGCTGCCCTCATCTCAAATGTAGTCCACTGGTTGCGGAACCTCCAGGTCAACTCTCTATCGGCCTTTTGGTGGATGA GCTCTAGAATCAGCTTCGCCATCGCAGGAGGATTCATGATTGGCATGTTCCTTTCCGCTAcggccgaggaggatggggagtATTGGATGGTACAGCTCAATCTCTATCGCGATCTGCTCAAGGCGCATTCGGTAAACTTCGATATCACAAAATTGGCAGCTATCAGGCTCGACTTGATGCTTCAGCGAGAAAATGGGGAGAAAGCTGAAGAGGAGATACCTCACATTTCAGAGGCACAAGGCCCAGGAACTCGGGATCAAGATGAAATCCATTATCCAtcttcagctgcagctgACGATAATATAGTCCTCGAGCCAGTGACTATCACTGGGAGCCAGCAAGTACGAGATGACTTCCAAATCGATCCGTTCGTGGCATTCGGGAGCACTTACGGACTTGAATGGAGCGAGAACCTGGATTTCGATATTCTGTTTCcttaa
- a CDS encoding uncharacterized protein (COG:E;~EggNog:ENOG410PF8W;~InterPro:IPR004840,IPR004841,IPR004762;~PFAM:PF13520,PF00324;~TransMembrane:12 (i62-84o90-114i135-162o168-190i202-219o239-257i291-311o331-356i388-405o417-444i464-484o490-508i);~go_component: GO:0016020 - membrane [Evidence IEA];~go_component: GO:0016021 - integral component of membrane [Evidence IEA];~go_process: GO:0006865 - amino acid transport [Evidence IEA];~go_process: GO:0055085 - transmembrane transport [Evidence IEA]): MDIERQGNETSKPVQDNANHDPSIQSNHAGDIYDLTTEKHAGNGSNPLPDLQRRLKSRHLQMIAIGGTIGTGLFIGSGTAIAHAGPVGALIAYIFVGTLVYSVMTSLGEVATYIPIPGAYMTYATRFVDPSLGFAMGWICWFSWAVNFALELTATGLIIQYWDASIPISIFIAIFWVVVTVLNLLPVNFYGEMEFWLSSVKVVTIVGFLIFSICINAGAGKEGYLGFHYWVHPGPFASYLLPPGPTAKFVGFWAVLIQAGFSYQGTELVGLAAAEAENPQKTVPSAIRKSFIRILLFFIATIFFIGILVPYDNQNLLSGATDASASPFVIAAKLAGVKVLPSIINAVLLTVVLSAANSNVYSGSRVLIGLAQEGFAPKWVKITSARGVPYYSVAITAAFGLLGFLNVSSSGSTVFNWLLNICGVAGFITWTTLNACHIGFMRALKAQNMSRKLLPYRAMWQPYLAWYGLVCNIVIILTQGFTAWVPAFSVSNFFVAYISLILFVILYLGHKLIYRTSFVEPLAADLYTGHLQLEQEFWETTAPTTWYGKIWQTISG; the protein is encoded by the exons ATGGACATTGAGCGGCAGGGCAATGAAACATCCAAGCCAGTGCAGGATAACGCGAACCACGACCCTTCCATTCAGAGCAACCATGCAGGGGACATATACGACCTCACTACCGAAAAGCATGCAGGGAACGGGTCAAACCCCTTGCCAGACCTGCAACGGAGGCTGAAGAGTCGACATCTCCAGATGATTGCAATCG GCGGTACCATCGGAACAGGACTGTTTATCGGCAGCGGGACTGCCATTGCCCACGCAGGCCCGGTCGGCGCTCTTATTGCTTATATATTTGTCGGAACCCTTGTCTACTCCGTCATGACATCTCTAGGCGAGGTGGCAACCTACATCCCGATTCCTGGCGCGTACATGACATATGCAACCCGGTTTGTTGACCCCAGCCTGGGCTTTGCCAtgggctggatctgctggttCTCCTGGGCAGTCAACTTTGCCCTCGAGCTGACTGCCACCGGGCTCATCATTCAGTACTGGGACGCTTCAATCCCGATATCTATCTTCATCGCGATATTCTGGGTGGTAGTCACTGTGCTGAACCTCTTACCGGTGAATTTCTACGGTGAGATGGAATTCTGGCTTTCCAGTGTCAAAGTCGTAACCATCGTGGgattcctcatcttctcgatctgcatcaacgctggtgctggcaAGGAAGGCTACCTTGGGTTCCATTATTGGGTTCATCCTGGACCGTTCGCCTCGTATTTGCTTCCACCAGGACCGACTGCAAAGTTCGTCGGCTTTTGGGCTGTCCTTATACAAGCTGGCTTCTCCTACCAGGGCACGGAGCTCGTCGGCCTTGCAGCTGCAGAGGCAGAAAACCCCCAGAAGACTGTCCCCTCTGCCATCCGCAAGAGCTTTATTCGGATTTTGCTCTTCTTTATTGCGACCATCTTCTTTATTGGGATCCTGGTGCCGTATGATAATCAGAATCTGCTATCTGGAGCTACCGATGCCTCTGCATCCCCCTTCGTGATTGCTGCTAAGCTGGCCGGCGTGAAAGTCCTgcccagcatcatcaacgcAGTTCTACTGACAGTCGTGCTTTCTGCAGCAAACTCCAATGTGTACAGTGGCAGCCGCGTTCTAATCGGTCTGGCACAAGAAGGGTTCGCCCCTAAATGGGTGAAAATAACATCGGCTCGAGGTGTCCCGTACTATAGTGTCGCCATTACAGCTGCATTTGGCCTGCTTGGTTTCCTTAACGTGTCCAGTTCCGGGAGTACTGTGTTCAACTGGCTTCTCAATATCTGTGGGGTGGCAGGCTTCATCACCTGGACCACGCTGAATGCCTGCCATATCGGATTCATGCGCGCACTCAAGGCCCAGAACATGTCGCGCAAGCTGCTTCCATACAGAGCGATGTGGCAACCATACCTGGCGTGGTACGGGCTCGTTTGCaacatcgtcatcatcctaACACAGGGCTTTACGGCATGGGTTCCAGCATTTAGCGTGTCCAACTTCTTTGTGGCGTATATTAGTCTGATCTTGTTCGTGATCCTGTACCTGGGCCATAAGCTCATCTACCGCACAAGCTTCGTCGAGCCTCTGGCTGCCGATCTCTATACCGGGCATCTGCAGCTCGAGCAGGAGTTCTGGGAAACCACAGCACCCACCACGTGGTATGGGAAGATTTGGCAAACGATAAGCGGTTGA
- a CDS encoding putative 2,3-diketo-5-methylthio-1-phosphopentane phosphatase (COG:E;~EggNog:ENOG410PK8K;~InterPro:IPR036412,IPR006384,IPR023214;~PFAM:PF06888,PF12710;~go_function: GO:0016791 - phosphatase activity [Evidence IEA]) — protein sequence MAPTTRKIVCFSDFDGTIFMQDSGHVLFDNLGCGEKRRQELDQQIKSGERSFRDVSEEMWGSLNVPFEDGFKIMEKELDIDPGFHEFYQFCVANGIEFNVISAGLKPILSNVLATFLGKEEASQIGIVANDAKIEPDGSEWKPVWRDNTELGHDKALSVKEGRAIAAAEDENGEIPLIIFIGDGVSDLPAAREADVLFARKGLRLEEYCIENNVPYTGFDSFSEIKREVEAIMKEDQDKTGGVGTPARFNPRANLWRRVSSRQAVPKFVAATPSKEDKMFLWPEFSEYKPRNQTNNPSS from the exons ATGGcacccaccaccagaaaGATCGTTTGCTTCTCAGACTTCGATGGAACTATTTTCATGCAGGATTCAGGTCATGTACTGTTCGATAATCTAGGCTGTGGCGAGAAGCGCCGTCAGGAGCTGGACCAGCAGATCAAGTCCGGCGAGCGTTCATTCCGCGACGTCTCGGAGGAGATGTGGGGGTCATTGAATGTCCCCTTTGAAGACGGGTTCAAAATCATGGAAAAGGAGTTGGACATTGACCCTGGCTTCCATGAATTTTACCAGTTCTGCGTTGCCAATGGCATTGAGTTCAACGTGATCAGTGCAGGGCTCAAGCCGATCCTGAGCAACGTGCTGGCCACTTTTCTCGGAAAGGAAGAG GCTTCCCAAATCGGGATCGTTGCCAACGACGCGAAGATCGAGCCCGATGGCTCCGAATGGAAACCTGTTTGGCGGGACAACACCGAACTCGGCCACGACAAGGCGCTGTCCGTCAAGGAGGGTCGTGCGATCGCGGCAGCGGAAGACGAGAATGGAGAGATTCCCcttatcatcttcatcggcgaCGGTGTATCTGACCTGCCGGCTGCGCGAGAAGCGGATGTGCTCTTTGCCCGGAAAGGGCTGCGCTTGGAAGAATACTGCATCGAGAACAACGTCCCCTATACTGGGTTTGACTCCTTTTCCGAGATCAAGAGGGAAGTTGAAGCCATCATGAAGGAGGATCAGGACAAGACTGGCGGAGTGGGCACGCCTGCTCGCTTCAATCCTCGGGCAAATCTGTGGCGGCGTGTCTCGAGCCGGCAAGCT GTCCCGAAATTTGTTGCTGCGACGCCCTCCAAGGAAGACAAGATGTTCTTGTGGCCCGAATTCTCCGAATACAAACCTCGAAACCAGACGAACAATCCTTCCTCATAA